A window of Ketobacter sp. MCCC 1A13808 contains these coding sequences:
- a CDS encoding glutamine--tRNA ligase/YqeY domain fusion protein — translation MSKTEPVKPTHFIRQIIRRDQESGKNDGRVATRFPPEPNGYLHVGHAKSICLNFSMAEEFNGTCNLRFDDTNPERESQEYIDAIKADVNWLGFEWNEEIRFASDYFDALYQFAIELIKRDKAYVDESSAEEIRTMRGSLTEPGTESTYRNRPVQDSLQQFERMREGAFADGSAVLRAKIDMASPNINMRDPVLYRVRRAHHHQTGDKWCIYPMYDYTHCLSDALESITHSLCTLEFEDHRPLYDWILNQLDVPCHPQQIEFARLNLNYTVTSKRKLKQLVDEQHVSGWDDPRMPTIAGMRRRGYTPASIRNFCEMIGVTKSEGVVDMSMLEFSIRDDLDKRAPRAMCVINPLKVVIENWKHSDDLTLTLPAHPKDETLGSRELYFGSEIYIDRSDFEEVPPKGFKRLIPGGEVRLRGSYVMRCDEVIKDEQGEVIELRCSIDDQTLGKNPEGRKVKGVIHWVSATRSLPVEIRLYDRLFNHESPDSSKAGTSFLDHINCDSLTIVAQAYAEPSLANAVAGEAYQFEREGYFVKDADSTPEKLVFNRTVTLRDTWAKANN, via the coding sequence ATGAGCAAGACCGAACCTGTAAAGCCCACCCATTTTATTCGCCAGATTATCCGCAGAGACCAGGAATCAGGTAAGAATGACGGCCGGGTAGCTACCCGATTCCCACCGGAACCGAATGGCTATCTTCATGTCGGGCACGCAAAGTCAATTTGCCTGAATTTCTCTATGGCAGAAGAGTTCAATGGCACCTGCAATCTTCGATTTGATGACACCAACCCGGAAAGGGAAAGTCAGGAATACATTGACGCGATCAAAGCGGACGTCAACTGGCTTGGTTTTGAATGGAATGAAGAAATCCGCTTTGCATCCGATTATTTTGATGCGTTATATCAATTTGCGATCGAGCTGATCAAGCGTGATAAAGCGTATGTTGACGAGTCCTCAGCAGAAGAAATCCGTACTATGCGTGGCAGCTTGACTGAGCCCGGTACCGAAAGTACTTACCGCAACCGACCGGTGCAGGACAGCCTGCAACAGTTCGAGCGTATGCGTGAAGGCGCATTTGCCGATGGCAGTGCGGTTTTAAGAGCCAAGATCGATATGGCGTCGCCCAACATTAATATGCGTGATCCTGTGTTGTACCGGGTTCGCCGGGCACATCATCATCAAACCGGGGACAAGTGGTGCATTTATCCGATGTACGATTATACCCATTGCCTATCTGATGCACTGGAATCCATAACACACTCGTTGTGTACTTTGGAGTTTGAAGACCATCGTCCGCTTTACGACTGGATTCTGAACCAGCTCGATGTTCCTTGCCATCCACAACAGATAGAATTTGCGCGCTTGAATCTGAATTACACGGTGACCAGTAAACGTAAACTCAAGCAATTAGTGGATGAACAACATGTATCCGGGTGGGACGACCCACGTATGCCGACGATTGCCGGTATGCGTCGACGCGGTTACACCCCGGCCTCCATCCGTAACTTTTGTGAAATGATTGGCGTCACCAAAAGTGAAGGGGTCGTCGATATGAGTATGCTCGAGTTTTCGATTCGCGATGATCTGGATAAGCGTGCGCCGAGGGCTATGTGTGTGATCAACCCACTCAAAGTGGTTATTGAAAACTGGAAGCATAGTGACGATTTAACATTGACTTTACCCGCTCACCCGAAAGATGAAACACTCGGCAGTCGCGAACTTTACTTCGGCAGCGAGATTTATATAGACCGAAGTGATTTTGAAGAAGTGCCTCCCAAGGGTTTTAAGCGCCTGATTCCCGGCGGTGAAGTTCGTTTGCGCGGATCCTACGTTATGCGTTGTGATGAGGTGATAAAAGATGAACAGGGGGAGGTGATTGAACTGCGTTGCAGTATTGATGACCAGACTCTGGGTAAGAACCCGGAAGGGCGAAAAGTAAAAGGCGTTATTCACTGGGTGTCTGCTACCCGGTCACTGCCGGTTGAAATTCGATTGTACGATCGCCTGTTCAACCATGAAAGCCCGGACTCTTCCAAAGCCGGCACGTCATTCCTGGACCATATTAATTGTGACTCACTGACCATAGTAGCGCAGGCCTATGCGGAGCCTTCATTGGCCAATGCAGTTGCAGGTGAAGCCTATCAATTCGAGCGAGAAGGCTATTTCGTAAAAGATGCGGATAGTACACCGGAAAAGTTGGTGTTTAACCGGACCGTAACTTTGCGTGATACCTGGGCGAAAGCGAACAACTGA